In a genomic window of Thermosynechococcus sp. CL-1:
- a CDS encoding NFACT family protein has protein sequence MQPVDLTTLRAVCADLQHWLPARLETVYQRDRHTIALALRTLKKQDWLTLSWHPQAARIAFEPPPPRQPDTFTFSQQLHAQLNRLALVRVGLVNPWERVVVLEFAPRPQEATQWRLYAEIMGKYSNVILVNAAGEIVTAAHQVNAQQSRLRPILTGQPYVPPPPLTAALPSCEIPFEQWQQQVSVIPGLLRQQLLKAYRGLSPALVQQLLADAALPLESRTTELTAEEWRRLFDHWQHWLACLESGHFVPQFTSTGYRVIPPLGTQTPSTLSIHEILATYYQNQLQQQQTQQLQQQLHQSLQAQRQKLIAKIEGFRERLAAAAGGDRQRYLADLLMAHAHLWQPGMTELIVTDFATQEPLAIPLSPEKSAIQTAQELYKQQQKLKRAQQHITPLLTAAEGELAYLDQVAATLTTATSLDVLEEIRAELIQQGYLTAPDYYRPPTTPSPYLRYTTPSGFTVLVGRNNRQNDDLTFRVASPYDWWFHTQEIPGSHVILRLAAGEVPSEKDIQYVANLAAYHSQARASAQVPVVYTRRKYVQKPKGANPGMVIYDQATVVWGCPLSVSDGSSDLTQGGAGGDRHGIMAE, from the coding sequence GTGCAACCCGTTGATTTGACGACCCTGCGTGCTGTTTGTGCCGATCTCCAACATTGGCTACCGGCACGGCTCGAAACGGTTTACCAGCGCGATCGCCACACGATTGCCTTGGCGCTGCGCACGCTGAAAAAACAGGATTGGCTGACCCTCAGTTGGCATCCCCAAGCGGCACGCATTGCCTTTGAACCACCGCCCCCCCGCCAACCCGACACCTTTACCTTTAGTCAGCAACTCCATGCCCAACTCAATCGCCTTGCCCTTGTGCGGGTGGGGTTAGTCAACCCTTGGGAGCGCGTCGTGGTCTTGGAATTTGCCCCTCGTCCGCAGGAAGCAACGCAGTGGCGTCTCTATGCCGAGATCATGGGCAAGTACAGCAACGTGATTCTGGTTAACGCTGCCGGGGAAATTGTTACTGCTGCCCACCAAGTCAATGCCCAACAGTCCCGCTTGCGCCCAATTCTGACCGGTCAACCCTATGTGCCCCCACCCCCCCTAACGGCCGCGTTGCCCAGTTGCGAGATTCCCTTTGAGCAGTGGCAACAACAGGTAAGCGTGATTCCCGGACTGCTGCGGCAGCAACTTCTGAAGGCCTATCGGGGACTGAGTCCAGCCTTGGTACAGCAACTACTGGCGGATGCCGCATTGCCCCTAGAAAGTCGCACCACAGAGCTAACCGCTGAAGAATGGCGGCGGCTATTTGACCATTGGCAGCACTGGCTGGCGTGTTTAGAGAGCGGGCATTTTGTCCCCCAATTTACATCAACGGGCTATCGCGTCATTCCCCCCCTTGGGACGCAGACCCCCTCAACCCTCAGCATTCACGAAATTCTCGCCACCTATTACCAAAACCAACTACAGCAACAGCAAACGCAGCAACTTCAGCAACAGTTGCACCAGAGCCTACAGGCACAACGGCAAAAACTGATCGCTAAAATTGAGGGCTTTCGAGAACGATTGGCCGCCGCTGCTGGGGGCGATCGCCAACGCTACCTAGCCGATTTACTCATGGCCCATGCCCACCTGTGGCAACCCGGCATGACTGAACTGATCGTGACGGACTTTGCCACCCAAGAACCCCTCGCCATTCCCCTCTCGCCAGAGAAGAGCGCCATCCAAACGGCGCAGGAGCTGTACAAACAACAGCAGAAACTCAAACGTGCCCAGCAGCACATTACGCCGCTCCTCACCGCTGCTGAAGGGGAACTGGCCTATCTGGATCAGGTGGCGGCCACCCTCACTACGGCCACATCCTTAGATGTCCTTGAGGAAATTCGCGCTGAATTGATTCAACAGGGATACCTGACGGCGCCCGATTACTATCGTCCCCCTACCACGCCCAGTCCCTACCTACGCTATACGACACCGAGTGGCTTCACGGTTCTCGTGGGGCGCAACAACCGTCAGAATGACGATCTCACCTTTCGCGTTGCCAGTCCCTACGATTGGTGGTTTCACACCCAAGAGATTCCCGGTAGCCATGTGATTCTCCGCCTCGCAGCGGGGGAGGTGCCCAGTGAGAAAGATATTCAATACGTGGCGAATTTGGCGGCCTACCATAGTCAAGCCCGTGCCAGTGCCCAAGTACCCGTGGTCTATACGCGCCGCAAGTATGTGCAAAAACCGAAGGGCGCCAATCCGGGGATGGTGATCTACGATCAGGCGACAGTGGTGTGGGGGTGCCCTCTGAGTGTCAGTGATGGCTCTTCCGATCTGACCCAAGGGGGTGCTGGCGGCGATCGCCACGGGATCATGGCAGAATAG
- the psbQ gene encoding photosystem II protein PsbQ gives MLRLNRKSLISILLSVVAIILVGCGGPSATTTPPPTYSELQITRIQDYLSDIEKNAERFADLEVSVAKGDWQEARNIMRGPLGEMLMDMRALNRNLLAKDQPTPTALTRALTDDFLKIDQGADLNSVTVAQEGFRDAEADFKAYLNSLPELS, from the coding sequence ATGCTGCGCCTAAATCGAAAATCCCTAATTTCAATCCTATTAAGCGTTGTTGCCATTATTTTAGTCGGCTGTGGCGGCCCCAGTGCCACGACCACCCCTCCGCCCACCTATAGTGAGTTGCAAATTACTCGCATTCAAGACTACCTGAGTGACATTGAGAAAAATGCTGAACGCTTTGCCGACCTAGAGGTCAGTGTGGCCAAAGGGGATTGGCAGGAAGCCCGCAACATTATGCGCGGCCCTCTCGGTGAAATGCTGATGGATATGCGTGCCCTCAACCGCAATCTCTTGGCAAAGGATCAACCCACCCCCACAGCTTTGACCCGTGCCCTGACGGATGACTTCCTGAAAATTGATCAGGGGGCGGATCTCAATAGTGTCACCGTGGCTCAAGAGGGCTTCCGTGATGCTGAAGCGGACTTCAAGGCCTATCTCAATAGCTTGCCTGAGTTGTCCTAG
- a CDS encoding DNA polymerase III subunit alpha: MSFVGLHIHSDYSLLDGASQLPDLVARAMELGMPAIALTDHGVMYGAVELLKLCRGKPLKPIIGNEMYVINGDITKQERKPRFHQVVLAKNKQGYHNLCKLTTISHLQGFQGKGIFARPCINKELLAQYRDGLIVTSACLGGEIPQAILQGKPDLARSVAAWYQETFGEDFYLEIQDHGSQEDRVVNVELVRIGRELGIKIIATNDSHFISCNDVEAHDALLCIQTNKLLADEKRMRYSGTEYLKSAAEMARLFRDHLPAEVIEEALANTLEVAEKIEPYNIFREPQSPEFPVPAGHTADTYLEQVAWQGLLERFHLSDRQQLDPTYRQRLEYELKMLQQMGFSNYFLVVWDYIKYARDHNIPVGPGRGSAAGSLVAYALRITNIDPVHHGLLFERFLNPERKSMPDIDTDFCIDRREEVIQYVTEKYGSDRVAQIITFNRMTSKAVLKDVARVLDIPYSQADQMAKLIPVVRGKPVKLAVMISDDTPSPEFKEKYDSDPLVRRWIDMAMRIEGTNKTYGVHAAGVVIASEPLDQLVPLQRNNDGAVITQYFMEDLESLGLLKMDFLGLKNLTMIQKTRELIQKNHGKTLDLDVLPLDDAKTYQILAEGKLEGIFQLESSGMRQIVRELKPSNLEDISSVLALYRPGPLDAGLIPKFINRKHGREPIQYQHELLKPILQETYGVLCYQEQIMRMAQDLAGYSLGQADLLRRAMGKKKKEEMEKHEALFIEGAAKNGVPSAVAQELFKQMLDFAEYCLSGETAVMTVEYGAVPIRRLVQEQLACQVYSLDPQGHLYTQPIAQWHFQGFRPVYEYELEDGSTICATPDHRFMTTRGQMLPIEQIFQEGRELFQFAIAPSTALAQGLKPAVQMSR; encoded by the coding sequence ATGTCCTTCGTCGGTCTGCATATTCACAGTGATTACAGTCTTCTGGATGGTGCAAGTCAGCTTCCCGACCTAGTGGCACGGGCAATGGAATTGGGGATGCCCGCGATCGCCCTCACGGATCACGGGGTGATGTACGGCGCCGTTGAGCTGTTAAAGTTGTGTCGCGGCAAACCCCTGAAGCCAATCATTGGCAATGAGATGTACGTCATCAATGGCGACATCACCAAGCAGGAGCGCAAACCCCGCTTTCACCAAGTGGTGCTGGCCAAAAATAAACAGGGCTACCACAACCTCTGCAAACTCACCACCATCTCCCACCTCCAGGGCTTCCAAGGCAAAGGCATTTTTGCTCGCCCCTGCATCAACAAAGAACTCTTGGCACAATACCGCGACGGACTCATTGTCACCAGTGCTTGCCTCGGCGGTGAGATTCCCCAAGCCATTTTGCAGGGTAAGCCGGATTTGGCACGCAGTGTTGCTGCTTGGTATCAAGAGACCTTTGGTGAGGATTTTTACCTTGAGATCCAAGACCACGGCAGTCAAGAGGATCGGGTGGTCAACGTTGAACTGGTGCGCATTGGCCGCGAGTTGGGGATCAAAATTATTGCCACCAATGACTCCCACTTTATCTCCTGTAATGACGTTGAAGCCCACGACGCTCTACTTTGTATCCAGACCAACAAGCTGCTCGCCGATGAGAAGCGGATGCGCTACAGCGGTACGGAATACCTGAAATCCGCCGCTGAAATGGCTCGCCTGTTTCGGGATCACTTGCCCGCTGAGGTCATTGAAGAGGCTTTGGCGAATACCCTTGAAGTGGCCGAAAAGATTGAACCCTATAACATCTTTCGTGAACCCCAAAGTCCAGAGTTTCCGGTGCCTGCTGGTCATACAGCCGATACCTACCTAGAGCAAGTGGCGTGGCAAGGACTGTTGGAGCGATTTCACCTCAGCGATCGCCAGCAGTTGGATCCCACCTACCGGCAGCGACTGGAATATGAACTGAAAATGCTGCAACAGATGGGGTTCTCGAACTATTTCCTCGTGGTTTGGGACTACATCAAATATGCCCGCGACCACAATATTCCCGTCGGGCCAGGGCGGGGATCGGCGGCGGGTTCCCTTGTGGCCTATGCCCTGCGCATTACCAACATTGATCCCGTACACCACGGCTTGCTCTTTGAGCGGTTTTTGAACCCGGAGCGCAAGTCCATGCCCGATATTGATACGGACTTCTGCATTGACCGCCGCGAGGAGGTGATCCAGTACGTCACCGAAAAATACGGCAGCGATCGCGTCGCCCAGATCATCACCTTCAACCGCATGACCTCAAAGGCGGTGCTCAAGGATGTGGCACGGGTGCTGGATATTCCCTATAGCCAAGCGGATCAAATGGCAAAGCTGATTCCCGTGGTGCGGGGCAAACCGGTCAAATTGGCGGTGATGATCTCCGATGACACCCCCTCGCCAGAATTCAAGGAAAAGTACGACAGTGATCCGCTGGTGCGCCGCTGGATTGATATGGCGATGCGTATTGAAGGTACCAACAAAACCTATGGCGTCCATGCGGCCGGCGTCGTCATTGCCTCAGAACCCTTGGATCAACTGGTGCCGCTGCAACGCAATAACGATGGGGCGGTGATTACCCAGTATTTCATGGAGGATCTGGAATCCCTTGGCCTCCTGAAGATGGACTTTTTGGGTCTCAAGAACCTGACAATGATCCAAAAAACGCGGGAGTTGATCCAGAAAAACCACGGTAAAACCCTTGATTTGGATGTCCTCCCCCTCGATGATGCCAAGACTTACCAAATCCTTGCTGAAGGCAAACTGGAGGGGATCTTCCAATTGGAATCTTCGGGGATGCGCCAAATTGTTCGAGAACTGAAGCCCTCAAATTTGGAGGACATTTCCTCGGTGCTGGCACTCTATCGACCGGGACCGTTGGATGCAGGCCTGATCCCCAAATTCATTAACCGCAAGCATGGGCGGGAACCCATTCAATATCAACATGAGCTTTTGAAACCCATTTTGCAGGAAACCTACGGCGTTCTTTGTTATCAGGAGCAGATCATGCGGATGGCGCAGGACTTGGCGGGCTATTCTCTGGGTCAAGCGGATCTGCTCCGCCGCGCGATGGGCAAAAAGAAAAAAGAGGAAATGGAAAAACACGAAGCCCTCTTCATTGAGGGAGCGGCGAAAAATGGGGTGCCCAGTGCGGTGGCCCAAGAACTCTTTAAGCAGATGCTGGATTTTGCTGAATACTGTCTGAGTGGGGAGACGGCGGTGATGACGGTGGAATATGGGGCTGTCCCGATTCGCCGCTTGGTGCAGGAACAGTTGGCCTGTCAGGTCTACAGCCTTGATCCCCAAGGGCATCTTTATACCCAGCCCATTGCCCAATGGCACTTTCAGGGCTTCCGTCCCGTGTATGAGTATGAACTTGAGGATGGCTCAACGATTTGTGCGACACCTGATCACCGCTTTATGACCACCCGTGGCCAGATGCTGCCCATTGAGCAAATTTTTCAGGAAGGACGAGAGCTATTCCAATTCGCGATCGCCCCCAGTACGGCGCTGGCTCAAGGTCTCAAACCAGCGGTGCAGATGAGCCGCTAG
- the tmk gene encoding dTMP kinase, translating to MHPYTGLFIVLEGGEGAGKTTQMGAITTWLEESGWLAKLRSADIDPPLLLTREPGGTPLGQGLRQLLLHSDLEIDPMAELLLYAADRAQHVATSIRPQLQRGGIVLCDRYTASTIAYQGYGRGLDLSLIEHINQIATAGLMPDLVLWLDLPVQVGLARTQRRGIADRLEQHAVAFHERVRQGFMALAKAGGDRWQRIAADQPTDQVSEAIQDCLAAHLHRWFETLSQRRTGGDRELE from the coding sequence ATGCATCCCTACACTGGTTTGTTTATTGTCCTAGAGGGGGGAGAGGGTGCCGGCAAAACGACCCAAATGGGGGCGATCACCACATGGCTAGAGGAAAGTGGCTGGCTGGCAAAATTACGATCCGCTGACATTGATCCGCCCTTGCTGCTGACCCGTGAACCGGGGGGAACGCCCCTTGGCCAAGGCCTGCGGCAACTGCTGCTCCATAGTGATTTAGAGATTGATCCCATGGCAGAACTCCTGCTCTATGCCGCCGATCGCGCCCAGCACGTGGCGACGAGTATCCGCCCCCAACTGCAACGGGGGGGCATTGTCCTGTGCGATCGCTACACGGCTTCCACCATTGCCTACCAAGGCTATGGGCGGGGACTGGACTTGAGCCTCATCGAGCACATCAACCAGATTGCCACCGCTGGACTGATGCCGGATTTAGTTCTCTGGCTGGATCTGCCGGTTCAGGTTGGCCTTGCCCGCACCCAACGGCGGGGCATAGCGGATCGCCTAGAGCAGCATGCGGTGGCCTTTCATGAGCGAGTTCGTCAAGGATTTATGGCCTTGGCTAAGGCAGGGGGCGATCGCTGGCAGCGAATTGCGGCGGATCAACCCACTGATCAGGTGAGTGAAGCTATTCAAGATTGTCTAGCGGCTCATCTGCACCGCTGGTTTGAGACCTTGAGCCAGCGCCGTACTGGGGGCGATCGCGAATTGGAATAG
- a CDS encoding FAD-binding oxidoreductase: MTIVGAGVVGSAIAYELSRVLDPAETPILVLEAQREEDWQATGAALGVLIVHLSRRRRGRNFQLRQASLARYETLIPELAAETGVQIPYQRRGIIEICTTKDEAIATQAWLQEQAPQGVQWLSPKEVQDQCPLVDIHHIHGALWATGDRQVTPKPLTQALRQAAHQRGVKFLYQSPVRQLQRSLQGGWILQLDQAAIETEYLILAAGLGTTPLTQALNRSVTVEPVLGQALEFACDIDANTPVMTAEGIHFVPLPWGRVWVGATVEFNTLTANPQTLDQLHGRAIELWPVLKTAPLTQQWQGLRPRPSDRPAPIIEKIDDHTWLATGHYRNGILLAPITAQKIAQSLRLTLAKGDRPKGDTALIK, from the coding sequence GTGACCATTGTGGGCGCCGGGGTGGTTGGCTCGGCGATCGCCTACGAACTGAGTCGTGTGCTTGATCCAGCGGAAACGCCGATTCTTGTCCTTGAAGCACAACGGGAGGAAGATTGGCAAGCGACCGGTGCGGCTCTTGGTGTTCTCATTGTCCACCTCAGTCGGCGGCGACGTGGACGCAACTTTCAACTACGGCAGGCCAGTTTGGCACGTTATGAAACCCTCATTCCGGAGTTGGCGGCAGAAACGGGGGTTCAGATTCCCTACCAGCGCCGCGGCATTATCGAAATCTGTACCACTAAGGACGAGGCGATCGCCACCCAAGCATGGTTGCAGGAACAGGCTCCCCAAGGCGTGCAGTGGCTCTCGCCAAAAGAAGTCCAAGATCAATGTCCCCTTGTGGATATCCACCACATTCACGGTGCACTTTGGGCAACGGGCGATCGCCAAGTCACCCCTAAACCCTTGACTCAAGCCCTGCGCCAAGCGGCTCATCAACGGGGCGTCAAGTTCTTGTATCAAAGCCCTGTCCGGCAACTCCAGCGATCGCTCCAAGGGGGATGGATTTTACAGCTCGATCAAGCAGCCATCGAGACTGAATACCTGATCCTAGCGGCGGGTCTGGGAACAACACCCCTTACGCAAGCCCTGAATCGCTCTGTCACTGTGGAACCGGTTTTAGGACAAGCCCTAGAGTTTGCCTGTGATATTGATGCAAATACACCAGTAATGACCGCTGAAGGCATTCATTTTGTCCCCTTGCCTTGGGGGCGGGTGTGGGTGGGCGCCACCGTGGAGTTCAACACTCTCACCGCGAATCCGCAAACCCTTGATCAACTGCATGGACGGGCGATCGAACTTTGGCCAGTTCTGAAAACGGCTCCCTTAACCCAACAGTGGCAGGGACTGCGACCCCGCCCGAGCGATCGCCCGGCACCCATCATCGAAAAAATAGACGACCACACTTGGCTGGCCACTGGCCACTACCGCAATGGTATCCTGCTAGCTCCCATCACCGCCCAAAAAATTGCCCAATCCCTGAGGCTGACCTTGGCCAAGGGCGATCGCCCCAAGGGGGACACAGCATTGATAAAATAA
- the psbM gene encoding photosystem II reaction center protein PsbM, with the protein MEVNPFGLVATAMFVLVPTVFLIILYVQTESQKKSS; encoded by the coding sequence ATGGAAGTGAATCCTTTTGGCTTGGTGGCAACAGCCATGTTTGTCTTGGTGCCAACAGTGTTCTTGATTATTTTGTACGTGCAAACGGAAAGTCAGAAGAAGAGCAGCTAA